The sequence below is a genomic window from Oscillospiraceae bacterium.
CACCCTTCCTGTTAAAACTTTAACCATAGTATACCGTGTTTTATCCCCGGGGACAAGAGGCGCGTGACGGCGGCCGCCAAATCTTTCGCCTGCTATTTGTACAGACTGTACAGTATAAATCACCATTTTTCGTCATGTCTCCCAAATTATAAGCCCGGCTTATCGTCGCCTTGTACAAAAATCAGCTACTTACCATTTGGTATCTGCTTACTTTTTGGTAATTTGATTACATTCTTGTGCGTATTGCACGTTTTATTTGTACACTTTATACTAACGCCAGAAGCGAAGGGGGCGGCGAGAGCCCCCAATCAGACAGTGAAAGGATGATCGTCAAATGATCAAGCGCACTCTGGAAGAGCTCAGCACCTATGAGGCCCCCGGCCACTTCGGCGTGTCCTGCATGCGGATTCACGGCAAGGAGGAGACCGGCGCCCAGAAGTTCTGGATCGGCCAGTCCGTGTTCCTGCCCGGCGGCGGCGCCGAGTACGCCTACGAGGACAACCCGCTGGAGAAGGTGTACTACGTGCTGGAGGGCGAAATGACCGTCACCGACAAGGCGGGCAAGAAGTACGTCATCCACAAGGACGAGGCCATCTCCTTCCCCCCCAACGAGGGCCGCTACCTGAAGAACGAGACCAACCGCCCCGCGCGTATGCTGGTCATCATCAACTACCCCGACGCGCAGTAAAGAAGGAGGAACTACAAAATGGCTATTAACGTGACCAAGAATCTGGTTGACAACCTGTTTTCCATTGAGGGCAAGGTCGCCATCGTCACCGGCGCCACCGGCGCCCTGGGCGGCGCCATCGCCATGGGCTACGGCCTGGCCGGCGCCAAGGTGGTGGCCACCGCCCGCAACGAGAAGAAGCTCCAGGCCGTGGTGGAGCAGGTCAAGGCCGCCGGCTGCGAGATCACCGGCTTTGTGGCCGACCCCGGCAGCGAGGCCGACGTGCAGAACCTCATCAAATGCGCGGTGGACACCTACGGCGAGCTGAACATCCTGGCCGTCGCCCACGGCTTCAACAAGCCCCAGAACATGCTGGAGCAGTCCGTGGCCGACTGGCAGTACATCATGGACGCCGACCTGAAGAGCGTGTACGTGGTCTCCAAGTACGCCGCCCAGCAGATGGCCGACCAGGGCAAGGGCGGCAAGCTGGTGGTGGTCTCCTCCGCCCGCTCCAAGATGGGCATGGCCGGCTACACCGGATACTGCGCCAGCAAGGGCGCCTGCGACCTGATGATCCAGTCCATGGCCTGCGACCTGTCCGCCAAGTACAAGATCAACGTCAACACCATCAACCCCACCGTCTTCCGCTCCGACCTGACCGAGTGGATGTTCGACCCCGAGTCCGCCGTGTACCAGAACTTCCTCAAGCGCCTGCCCATCGGCCGGCTGGGCGAGCCCGACGACTTCCTGGGCCTGGCCATCTTCCTGGCCGCCCCCGCCTCCGACTTCCTCACCGGCGGCAACTACGACGCCACCGGCGGCTACTGGGCCTGCTAGTAAAAAGCCCGCGGGCTTTTTACTGACAAGGAGGAAAACGACTTGAAAAACATCAAAAACATTCTCATCTGCGGCGCGGGTATGATGGGCAAAAACATCGGCTTCGTCTTTGCGTCCAACCCGGACTTCAAAGTCGGCCTGTACGACCTGTACCCCACCGATGTTGAGGCGGGCATCCGCGCCAACACGAGGCAGCTGGTGGAAAAGGGCGTACTGACCGAGCAGGAGCTCGCCGCGCGCCTGTCCCGCATCTCCTTCACCAGCGACATCGACAGCGCGCTGGTAAAGGACGCCGACCTCGTCATCGAGGCCGTGTTCGAGGACATGGGCATCAAGCGGGAGACCTTCGCCAAGCTGGAGGCGCGCTGCCGCCCGGATACCATCTTCTGCACCAACTCCTCGGTGATGAGCCCCTCGGAGATCTCCGCGCAGCTCAAGCACCGGGAGCGCTTCGTG
It includes:
- a CDS encoding putative oxidoreductase, which encodes MAINVTKNLVDNLFSIEGKVAIVTGATGALGGAIAMGYGLAGAKVVATARNEKKLQAVVEQVKAAGCEITGFVADPGSEADVQNLIKCAVDTYGELNILAVAHGFNKPQNMLEQSVADWQYIMDADLKSVYVVSKYAAQQMADQGKGGKLVVVSSARSKMGMAGYTGYCASKGACDLMIQSMACDLSAKYKINVNTINPTVFRSDLTEWMFDPESAVYQNFLKRLPIGRLGEPDDFLGLAIFLAAPASDFLTGGNYDATGGYWAC
- a CDS encoding cupin: MIKRTLEELSTYEAPGHFGVSCMRIHGKEETGAQKFWIGQSVFLPGGGAEYAYEDNPLEKVYYVLEGEMTVTDKAGKKYVIHKDEAISFPPNEGRYLKNETNRPARMLVIINYPDAQ